The DNA region TAGTTCGATTTGGGTTTTTCCTTTTGGCGGGCGACAGGAAAATTTACCATTAATAGTTCGAGTGTGGCAGAGGAAGGATAAATGTTACCAATATCTTTGATGTGAGGTAGAAAAATGGCCGAAAATCAAGTGAAACAACGAAAGTCGTTGCAATTAACTCCAGAAGCATACAGTGAAAAAGCGCAACAACATCGACCGAAAAAAAAGGTTGGTTTCAATTGTTTGAAAGCTTTTCTAGTTGGCGGTTTCATCTGCGCGATTGGTCAGGGAATTTCTAACTTTTATATTACATTCTTTGATTTTACGGAAAAGACGGCAGGGAATCCGACTGTGGCCACACTGATTTTTATCGCCGTGCTCCTGACTGGATTCGGTGTGTACGACAACATCGGGCAATTTGCGGGGGCGGGATCAGCTGTCCCCGTCACTGGATTCGCAAACTCAATTGCATCCAGCGCGATAGAGCATCGCAGCGAAGGCTACGTGCTCGGCGTGGGCGGAAATATGTTTAAGCTCGCGGGTTCCGTTATCGTGTTCGGAGTGGTCGCTTCATTTGTCGTCGTATTAATTAAAAAACTGCTCTTTCTGTAAGGAGGAGATCTTATGCGCGCATCGGCTCGCATTAGCAGGCAAACGTGGCATTTTCAAAACGAGATTAGACTGCTTGGTTCTGGTGTTGCGGTCGGACCGTTGGAAGGTCAAGGTCCGTTAGCGGAGGAATATGACCATATTTTTGAAGATAGTTATGCGGGTGAAGACACTTGGGAGCAAGCGGAGCGCAAAATGATGACGCAGGCGATTGAGGTCGCTTTGAACAAAAGCGGCTTAACTGCGGAGGACATGGATGTGTTGTTGGCGGGGGATTTGCTTAATCAAATCATCACCGCCAACTACACGGCCCGCGATCAGCAAATTCCGTTGCTTGGTCAATTCGCGGCTTGTTCAACATCGATGCAAGGGTTAGCGTTGGCAAGCGCCCTTGTCGATGGGGGCTTCGCTAAATATGCATTGACAGGTTGCAGCAGCCACAATTCCACAGCAGAGCGACAATTTCGCTATCCGACCGAATATGGCGGACAAAAACCGCCGTCAGCTCAATGGACGACGACGGGGGCGGGAGCGACAGTCGTTGGGCTTGGGGGATCTAGCGGACCGCGCGTGACCCATGCAACGATCGGAAAAGTGATCGACTTGGGGATTAAAGACCCGTTTGATATGGGCGCGGCGATGGCGCCTGCGGCGGCGGACACGTTACTTACGCATTTCCACGATCTAGCGCGCGCGCCTGAAGATTACGATTTGATCGTGACAGGGGATTTGGGCAAGGTTGGCTCATCGATCCTCGTTGATCTGATGGCAGACGTTGACGTAAAGTTAGTTGCTCCTCGCTATGATGATTGCGGGATTATGATTTTTAGTCCCGATCAAGAAGTGTTTTCAGGAGGGAGCGGATGCGCCGCGAGCGCGATTGTCAGTTATAGCCACATTGTCGACGGTCTGAATCAGGGCCGTTATCAACGGGTGTTGGTTGTCGCGACTGGCGCATTGTTTAGTCCAGTCAGTTTTCAACAAGGTGAATCGATACCGTGTATAGCCCATGGCGTCGTGTTAGAAAGGGTGAGTAGCGCATGAGTCAATATTTAATCGCATTTATCGTCGGTGGTTTGATTTGTGTGATCGGTCAATTAATGATGGATTTAACAAAAATGACCCCGGCCCATGTGATGAGTACGCTCGTCGTGTCAGGAGTTGTATTGGATGGTTTAGGTTTATACGATCCATTGATCGATTTTGCGGGAGCGGGAGCGACTGTGCCGATCAC from Ammoniphilus oxalaticus includes:
- the spoVAD gene encoding stage V sporulation protein AD; protein product: MRASARISRQTWHFQNEIRLLGSGVAVGPLEGQGPLAEEYDHIFEDSYAGEDTWEQAERKMMTQAIEVALNKSGLTAEDMDVLLAGDLLNQIITANYTARDQQIPLLGQFAACSTSMQGLALASALVDGGFAKYALTGCSSHNSTAERQFRYPTEYGGQKPPSAQWTTTGAGATVVGLGGSSGPRVTHATIGKVIDLGIKDPFDMGAAMAPAAADTLLTHFHDLARAPEDYDLIVTGDLGKVGSSILVDLMADVDVKLVAPRYDDCGIMIFSPDQEVFSGGSGCAASAIVSYSHIVDGLNQGRYQRVLVVATGALFSPVSFQQGESIPCIAHGVVLERVSSA
- the spoVAE gene encoding stage V sporulation protein AE, with translation MSQYLIAFIVGGLICVIGQLMMDLTKMTPAHVMSTLVVSGVVLDGLGLYDPLIDFAGAGATVPITSFGHALYHGAWAEAETHGLIGIITGIFEVPSAGISAAIVFGFLGSLVFKPKG
- the spoVAC gene encoding stage V sporulation protein AC, whose amino-acid sequence is MAENQVKQRKSLQLTPEAYSEKAQQHRPKKKVGFNCLKAFLVGGFICAIGQGISNFYITFFDFTEKTAGNPTVATLIFIAVLLTGFGVYDNIGQFAGAGSAVPVTGFANSIASSAIEHRSEGYVLGVGGNMFKLAGSVIVFGVVASFVVVLIKKLLFL